A portion of the Chlamydia caviae GPIC genome contains these proteins:
- a CDS encoding DUF1389 domain-containing protein encodes MKAANLFAHQTLPKQEVVCRYMQSKRPTISQTIVLIVLSVLCIVSGLISLLILPLSINLTISLLLGGLGWCILSFVTAQLIIKYSQPKNTHIPLGFRQVIKSKFSKVFFDLVTTQDLNIITFRELVTSVCNFREFENSSIRNNLDKLSSQLREAIIAFGVDNLDREINNQDIFNLDKLLIENCPLYWMQRFIELGSSEVLEGNEIRQDWQYSGDYWFSELGLIHQSSDNSLKPQTIFNLHLYGIVQEVSESEYSCLMNHARNGHWNHQAIEAIVDRLLIVCQGDYSRYINEKDQDKISNELRIEFTEEGVRNLLLCMCLHGLSWEQLQLIRSTPISSWQFLFWIDRSTPEGGMRSLARGFLGDFIDESHPNYEPGIALSTYSEYKNITQYRKCINQNENNAFRHICCYFNHRMRFHEKIVNIDALLNNVINARRYTVDLETGSRAEIPADI; translated from the coding sequence ATGAAAGCTGCGAATCTTTTTGCTCACCAAACACTTCCTAAACAAGAAGTGGTTTGTCGATATATGCAGTCGAAGAGGCCAACAATATCTCAAACAATTGTGCTAATTGTTTTGAGTGTTTTATGTATTGTTTCAGGTCTAATTTCTTTATTAATTTTACCCTTATCTATAAATCTTACTATTTCCTTATTACTTGGTGGCTTAGGTTGGTGTATTTTATCTTTTGTTACCGCACAGCTTATTATCAAGTATTCACAACCAAAAAATACGCATATTCCTTTGGGATTTCGCCAGGTGATTAAATCAAAATTCTCTAAGGTGTTTTTTGATTTAGTAACTACTCAGGACTTAAACATTATAACATTTAGAGAATTAGTAACCTCTGTTTGTAATTTTAGAGAATTTGAAAACTCTTCTATTAGGAATAATTTAGATAAGCTTTCTTCACAACTAAGGGAAGCTATCATAGCTTTTGGTGTTGATAACTTAGATAGAGAAATTAATAATCAGGACATTTTTAACTTGGATAAATTACTTATAGAAAATTGCCCTCTATATTGGATGCAACGGTTTATAGAATTGGGTAGTAGTGAGGTTTTAGAGGGAAATGAAATAAGACAAGATTGGCAATATTCAGGAGATTATTGGTTTTCTGAACTAGGTTTGATCCACCAGTCTTCAGATAATAGTTTGAAACCACAAACGATTTTTAACCTACATTTATATGGAATAGTTCAAGAAGTAAGTGAGTCAGAATACTCTTGTTTGATGAATCATGCTAGAAATGGTCACTGGAATCATCAAGCTATAGAAGCTATAGTGGATAGATTATTGATTGTTTGTCAGGGAGACTATAGCAGATATATCAATGAGAAAGATCAGGATAAAATATCTAACGAGCTGCGTATAGAATTTACCGAAGAGGGAGTAAGAAACCTTCTTTTATGTATGTGTTTGCATGGATTGTCGTGGGAACAATTACAACTCATTCGCTCAACGCCTATTTCTTCTTGGCAATTTCTGTTTTGGATAGATAGGTCTACCCCTGAGGGAGGGATGCGAAGTCTTGCAAGAGGCTTTCTAGGAGATTTTATTGACGAATCTCATCCTAATTATGAGCCTGGAATAGCTCTATCAACGTATTCAGAATACAAGAACATTACTCAATATAGAAAGTGTATAAACCAAAATGAGAATAACGCCTTTAGGCATATCTGTTGCTATTTTAATCATCGTATGAGGTTTCATGAGAAAATAGTAAATATAGATGCCCTCCTAAACAATGTCATAAATGCTAGAAGATACACTGTTGATTTAGAAACGGGGAGTAGAGCCGAAATCCCGGCAGATATTTAA
- the npt1 gene encoding NTP/NDP exchange transporter Npt1 produces the protein MTQTAEKPFGKLRSFLWPIHMHELKKVLPMFLMFFCIAFNYTVLRDTKDTLIVTAPGSGAEAIPFIKLWLVVPCAVVFMLIYAKLSNILSKPALFYTVITPFLLFFALFPTVIYPFRHILHPTDFADKLQTILPQGLMGCVAMLRNWTFAAFYVLSELWGSVMLSLMFWGFANEITKISEAKRFYALFGVGANIALLASGRSIIWASKLRASATGNTDPWGLSLYLLMSMVILSGGVIILCYWWMNKCVLTDPRFYDPKELNKSKKSKPKMSMKESFAYLARSPYMLLLALLVICYGVCINLVEVTWKSQLKMQYPNANEYSQFMGNFSFWTGVVSVIVMLFVGGNVIRKFGWLTGALVTPVMVLLTGVLFFALVIFRDQASGIVATLGTTPLMLAVMVGAIQNILSKSTKYALFDATKEMAYIPLDQEQKVKGKAAIDVVAARFGKSGGSLIQQSLLVVCGSIGAMTPYLAIALFLIIAVWLVSATKLNKLFLIQSAIKEQELAGEEAAAASEVASSSTTIQGTPAVENASS, from the coding sequence ATGACACAAACAGCGGAAAAACCTTTTGGAAAATTGCGCTCCTTTCTTTGGCCAATACATATGCATGAGCTGAAAAAGGTGCTGCCAATGTTCCTAATGTTCTTCTGTATTGCGTTTAACTACACCGTATTGCGTGATACAAAAGACACTCTTATCGTAACGGCTCCCGGCTCCGGTGCAGAGGCTATACCCTTCATCAAATTATGGCTTGTCGTTCCCTGTGCTGTTGTCTTCATGCTTATCTATGCCAAGCTAAGCAATATTTTAAGCAAGCCAGCCCTCTTCTACACAGTCATCACCCCATTTCTTTTATTCTTCGCTTTATTCCCTACAGTGATTTATCCATTCCGTCACATCCTACACCCAACGGATTTTGCCGATAAATTACAGACCATCCTTCCTCAGGGGTTGATGGGTTGTGTAGCTATGCTAAGAAACTGGACCTTTGCAGCGTTTTACGTGCTTTCTGAGCTATGGGGAAGCGTTATGCTCTCCTTAATGTTCTGGGGTTTTGCTAATGAAATTACCAAAATTAGCGAAGCTAAACGTTTCTACGCTTTATTCGGAGTTGGTGCTAACATCGCTTTACTAGCTTCCGGACGTTCTATTATCTGGGCTTCTAAGCTACGTGCTAGCGCTACAGGAAATACAGATCCTTGGGGACTTTCCCTTTACCTCTTAATGAGTATGGTTATTCTTTCCGGCGGCGTAATTATTCTATGCTACTGGTGGATGAATAAGTGCGTTCTTACAGATCCTAGATTCTATGATCCTAAAGAATTGAACAAATCCAAGAAATCCAAGCCAAAAATGAGCATGAAGGAAAGCTTTGCTTATTTAGCAAGATCTCCTTACATGTTATTACTAGCCCTTCTTGTTATTTGCTACGGCGTTTGTATTAACCTCGTAGAAGTTACCTGGAAGAGCCAATTGAAAATGCAATACCCAAATGCTAACGAATATAGCCAGTTTATGGGTAACTTCTCATTCTGGACCGGGGTTGTATCCGTTATCGTGATGTTATTTGTCGGTGGTAACGTTATCCGTAAATTCGGTTGGTTAACAGGAGCTCTCGTAACTCCAGTTATGGTATTGTTAACAGGCGTTCTTTTCTTCGCTCTAGTTATCTTCAGAGATCAGGCTTCTGGAATCGTAGCTACGTTAGGAACCACACCATTAATGCTTGCTGTTATGGTTGGGGCTATCCAAAACATTCTATCTAAATCCACGAAATACGCCCTCTTCGATGCAACAAAAGAAATGGCCTACATTCCATTGGATCAAGAACAAAAAGTTAAAGGAAAAGCTGCTATTGACGTAGTTGCTGCTCGTTTCGGAAAATCCGGCGGTTCTTTAATCCAACAAAGTCTTCTAGTGGTTTGTGGAAGTATTGGAGCGATGACTCCTTACCTAGCAATAGCTCTCTTCTTGATTATTGCTGTATGGTTAGTCTCAGCTACAAAACTTAATAAGCTATTCTTAATTCAATCTGCGATCAAAGAACAAGAACTTGCAGGAGAAGAAGCCGCTGCTGCTTCTGAAGTTGCTAGTTCTTCCACAACAATTCAGGGTACACCTGCTGTTGAGAACGCTTCTTCGTAA
- a CDS encoding DNA binding protein DdbA has product MAVEQSNINEEIEKLISKAIRKVCGDKENDLCRYLPGPSGGYMHHFTLKKMKSAAPEQFLKMLKTFILESDSPRAINPKPRAPRGSKKRRDFINFTKTDIERVLELARQVGDKDLLARFSPKKPLPSLKRELIRSIRNGIVSVELWNAYVEAVRTNSSNLDSPQSFV; this is encoded by the coding sequence ATGGCCGTAGAACAGTCGAATATAAATGAAGAAATAGAAAAACTGATCTCAAAAGCTATTAGAAAGGTCTGCGGGGATAAGGAAAACGATCTATGTCGCTATCTTCCAGGACCCAGTGGTGGTTACATGCACCATTTTACATTAAAGAAAATGAAAAGTGCCGCCCCAGAACAATTTCTAAAAATGCTAAAAACATTTATCTTAGAATCTGATTCACCAAGAGCCATTAATCCAAAGCCTCGAGCACCTAGAGGGTCTAAAAAACGTAGAGACTTTATTAACTTTACGAAAACTGATATAGAACGTGTTCTAGAATTAGCCAGACAAGTAGGAGACAAAGATCTCTTAGCACGGTTTAGCCCCAAAAAACCCCTGCCTTCTTTAAAAAGAGAGCTTATTCGTTCCATCCGTAACGGAATAGTTAGTGTTGAGTTATGGAATGCGTACGTAGAAGCTGTAAGAACTAATTCTTCAAACTTGGATTCTCCTCAGTCTTTCGTTTAA
- a CDS encoding metal ABC transporter solute-binding protein, Zn/Mn family, whose protein sequence is MSSARLFKRVKLSICLFLVFLVSGCSSSKVHNSDNKACVLSMNRMIHDCVSRIIGDTLCSIVLIDGAIDPHAYEMVKGDEDKMAMSRLIFCNGLGLEHTASLRKHLEGNSKTVSIGERLIARKVFSPIEEDGFYDPHIWTDMSIWTEAAKEITTALIAEFPEYEEQFAANSKELIEEMHVLDSWAQRCLSTIPKESRYLVSGHNAFSYFTRRYLATPEEVQANVWNKRCMSPEGISPEAQISIRDIMLVVDYIHEHNVHVIFPEDTLNQDALKKIASCLKKEHNIRLSARPLYSDNVKHDYFNTFKHNVSTITEELGGTVS, encoded by the coding sequence ATGTCGTCAGCACGTCTATTCAAAAGAGTAAAACTTTCAATCTGCTTATTTTTAGTTTTTCTTGTTTCCGGATGTTCTTCTTCTAAGGTGCACAATAGTGATAATAAAGCCTGTGTATTATCTATGAATCGGATGATACACGATTGTGTGTCTAGAATTATAGGAGATACACTGTGTTCAATAGTTCTTATTGATGGCGCTATAGATCCCCATGCTTATGAGATGGTCAAAGGTGATGAGGATAAAATGGCAATGAGTAGGCTCATCTTCTGTAATGGTCTTGGTTTGGAGCACACAGCAAGCTTACGTAAGCATTTAGAGGGAAATTCTAAGACTGTGAGTATCGGAGAACGATTAATAGCTCGTAAAGTGTTTTCCCCTATAGAAGAAGATGGATTCTATGACCCGCATATTTGGACAGATATGAGTATCTGGACAGAAGCGGCTAAAGAGATAACTACAGCTTTAATTGCTGAATTTCCAGAATATGAAGAACAATTTGCCGCTAATTCCAAGGAATTAATAGAAGAAATGCATGTGTTGGATAGCTGGGCACAAAGATGTCTATCTACAATCCCTAAAGAATCTAGATATTTAGTTTCTGGTCACAATGCTTTTAGTTATTTTACAAGACGGTATTTAGCAACTCCAGAAGAGGTGCAGGCGAATGTTTGGAATAAGAGGTGTATGTCTCCTGAAGGGATATCTCCTGAAGCTCAGATTAGCATTCGCGATATCATGCTTGTCGTAGACTATATCCACGAACATAATGTTCATGTTATATTCCCTGAAGATACCCTAAATCAAGATGCTCTTAAAAAAATTGCTTCGTGTTTGAAAAAGGAGCATAATATCCGATTGTCAGCTCGTCCTTTATATAGTGATAATGTTAAACATGATTACTTTAATACATTTAAGCATAATGTGAGCACAATCACTGAAGAGCTCGGAGGAACTGTTTCTTGA
- a CDS encoding metal ABC transporter ATP-binding protein, whose protein sequence is MNRQNEIAWSVHDLCVNYDHSDVLCHVSFSLRKGSLTAVLGPNGAGKSTLLKTSLGLIRPSAGHTLFFGNKFKKVHQRVAYMPQRASVDWDFPMTVLDLVLMGCYGYKGMWGRITADDREEAFNILERVGLSDLANRQIGKLSGGQQQRAFLARALMQKADLYLMDELFSAIDMASYQTVVEVLRDLQEQGRTIVVVHHDLSHVRQLFDHIILLNKHLICSGPVDECLTSKNIFQAYGCELELLDRTLKLSRGKQQGAY, encoded by the coding sequence TTGAATAGACAAAATGAAATTGCTTGGTCAGTACATGATTTATGCGTGAACTATGATCATTCCGATGTTTTATGCCATGTTTCCTTTTCTTTAAGAAAAGGATCTTTAACAGCAGTTTTAGGGCCGAATGGTGCAGGGAAGAGTACTCTTTTAAAAACCTCGCTCGGATTAATACGACCTTCGGCGGGCCATACTTTGTTTTTTGGAAATAAGTTTAAAAAAGTGCATCAACGTGTTGCTTATATGCCACAAAGAGCTAGTGTGGATTGGGATTTTCCCATGACAGTTTTAGATCTTGTTCTCATGGGGTGCTACGGCTACAAAGGAATGTGGGGAAGAATAACGGCTGATGATCGCGAGGAAGCCTTCAATATTTTAGAGCGCGTAGGTCTATCTGATTTGGCAAATAGACAAATAGGAAAGCTCTCTGGAGGACAACAACAGAGAGCTTTCCTTGCTCGAGCTCTTATGCAAAAAGCTGATCTATATCTTATGGATGAATTGTTTTCTGCTATAGATATGGCTTCATATCAGACTGTTGTAGAGGTATTGCGGGATTTGCAGGAGCAAGGAAGGACTATTGTTGTTGTGCATCATGATCTGAGTCATGTGCGCCAACTATTTGATCACATTATTTTATTGAATAAGCATCTCATTTGTTCTGGACCGGTTGATGAATGTTTAACAAGCAAAAACATTTTCCAAGCCTATGGTTGTGAGTTGGAGCTCTTAGACCGCACTCTTAAATTATCCCGAGGGAAGCAACAAGGAGCGTATTAA
- a CDS encoding metal ABC transporter permease, translated as MLDCAFIGSVFLSSFLAVTLICMTTALWGTLLLVGRQPLLSESLSHASYPGLLLGALLTYKVSFFTDSIILIIVFGCLAAISGYGIIVFLERVLRVHKDASLCFVLVVFFGVGVILASYVKDCCPLLYNRINAYLYGQAATLGYAEAKLAVFVFLISLATLWWWYRQIVITIFDKDYASTCGLSTRISGSIVLIFISLVIVSGVRSVGVVLISSMFVAPSLAARQLSDKLNVIFLLSCLFGGICGALGSYISVAFSCSVSGHGGVITLPTGPLVVVISGCLAFLCLMFSPKSGWVIRYIRKKHFSFSKNQEHLLKVFWYLLEDQLPEVGARDFVCSRKYQEYFGPKPFPRFRIRLLELQGFLKHRDCRWSLSEKGKIEAKRLVRAHRLWECYLVHSLEFKEENVHVFAEEMEHVLTDELDYAITEMLDNPHYDPHDKLIPEKPNKKEEL; from the coding sequence ATGCTCGATTGTGCTTTTATTGGTTCTGTTTTTTTATCAAGCTTTCTAGCTGTTACTTTAATTTGTATGACAACGGCTTTATGGGGGACTTTGCTTCTCGTAGGCCGACAGCCTCTTTTGAGCGAGAGTCTTTCTCACGCTTCTTATCCAGGATTGCTTCTGGGAGCTTTGTTAACCTACAAAGTCTCTTTCTTCACAGATTCTATTATTTTGATTATTGTTTTTGGCTGTCTTGCAGCAATTTCTGGCTACGGAATTATAGTATTTTTAGAAAGAGTGTTAAGGGTTCATAAGGACGCTTCTTTGTGTTTCGTTCTTGTTGTTTTTTTTGGTGTAGGGGTTATTTTAGCAAGCTATGTGAAAGATTGCTGTCCTTTACTATATAATCGCATCAATGCGTATTTATACGGCCAAGCAGCTACTTTAGGTTATGCAGAGGCGAAACTTGCAGTCTTTGTTTTCCTTATCTCTTTAGCAACTTTGTGGTGGTGGTATCGTCAAATTGTCATAACAATCTTTGATAAAGATTACGCGTCAACTTGTGGATTGAGTACGCGTATCTCTGGAAGTATTGTTCTTATATTTATTTCCTTAGTGATTGTAAGTGGAGTGCGTTCGGTAGGTGTCGTATTGATATCTTCAATGTTTGTTGCGCCTTCTTTAGCAGCCCGTCAGTTGTCTGATAAGTTAAATGTTATTTTCCTTCTTTCATGTTTGTTTGGAGGGATTTGCGGAGCTCTCGGCAGCTATATTTCAGTAGCTTTTAGTTGTTCTGTTTCTGGACATGGAGGGGTAATTACTTTGCCTACAGGTCCTCTCGTTGTTGTTATATCTGGTTGTTTAGCTTTCCTTTGCTTAATGTTTTCGCCAAAATCGGGATGGGTAATACGCTATATACGTAAAAAACATTTTTCATTTTCCAAGAATCAAGAACATTTACTGAAGGTGTTCTGGTATTTACTAGAGGATCAATTACCCGAAGTAGGGGCACGAGATTTTGTTTGCTCTCGTAAGTATCAGGAATATTTTGGCCCCAAGCCCTTCCCTAGGTTTAGAATCCGTCTTCTCGAATTACAGGGGTTTTTAAAGCATAGAGATTGTCGCTGGAGTCTTAGTGAGAAAGGAAAAATCGAAGCGAAAAGGTTAGTTCGAGCTCACAGATTATGGGAATGTTATCTCGTCCATTCTTTAGAATTTAAAGAAGAAAATGTTCATGTTTTTGCAGAAGAGATGGAGCATGTTCTAACGGATGAGTTGGATTACGCAATTACGGAAATGTTAGATAATCCGCATTATGATCCACATGATAAATTAATCCCAGAAAAGCCAAATAAGAAGGAGGAACTATGA
- a CDS encoding metal ABC transporter permease, with protein MIGAFSPYHGVSFIQFFIVFFSRVFSGELFRGHLFIDDIQVIVFLAIALTGAFVGSFLVLKKMAMYANAVSHTVLFGLVSICLFTHQLTSLSLGALTLASISTALLTGFLIHFIRNIFRVPEEASTALVFSLLFSMSLLFLVFLTRNAHIGTELILGNADSLTRGDILPVYTILLLNLFVSLIGFRSFVCVSFDSVFSFSLGIPVKIIDYLIILQLSASLVGAFRAVGVLMALAFLLIPGLIAKVFVVSVRGMLFWSLIFGSLTALIAPACSRAILTSYDVGLSTSGISVFILMFFYIFVSLFHYGKKLAYRRLYSKNSPNTELTTL; from the coding sequence ATGATAGGAGCCTTTTCCCCGTATCATGGGGTATCCTTTATCCAATTTTTCATCGTCTTTTTCTCGAGAGTTTTTTCTGGAGAGCTTTTTCGAGGACACTTGTTTATCGATGATATTCAAGTTATCGTATTCTTAGCTATTGCTCTTACTGGAGCTTTTGTGGGGAGCTTCTTAGTTTTGAAAAAGATGGCTATGTATGCCAATGCAGTTTCTCATACGGTATTATTTGGCTTAGTGAGTATTTGTTTATTTACCCATCAGTTAACATCATTATCTTTAGGAGCCCTTACCCTGGCCTCCATATCAACCGCTTTACTTACAGGTTTTCTTATTCATTTTATAAGAAATATCTTTCGTGTTCCTGAAGAAGCTAGCACAGCTTTGGTGTTCTCTTTATTATTTTCTATGAGTTTACTTTTTCTAGTATTTCTCACGCGCAATGCTCACATAGGAACTGAACTTATCTTAGGTAATGCAGATTCATTAACTCGTGGCGATATTTTGCCCGTGTATACCATCCTTTTGCTTAATCTATTCGTTTCTTTAATTGGTTTTCGTAGTTTTGTTTGTGTTTCTTTTGATTCAGTATTCTCTTTTTCTTTAGGGATCCCTGTAAAAATCATCGATTACTTAATTATTTTGCAATTGTCAGCAAGCTTAGTAGGAGCATTCAGGGCTGTTGGAGTTTTAATGGCCTTAGCTTTCTTATTAATTCCTGGGCTTATTGCTAAAGTGTTTGTTGTTTCTGTAAGGGGAATGCTTTTTTGGTCTTTGATTTTCGGGTCTCTTACTGCATTAATCGCTCCTGCATGTTCTAGAGCAATTTTAACATCGTATGATGTGGGGTTATCAACTTCTGGTATTTCAGTTTTTATATTAATGTTTTTTTATATTTTCGTTTCTTTATTCCATTATGGTAAGAAATTAGCCTATAGAAGACTTTATTCAAAAAATAGCCCAAATACAGAATTGACAACTCTCTAA
- the dxr gene encoding 1-deoxy-D-xylulose-5-phosphate reductoisomerase — translation MKHLAILGSTGSIGQQTLKIIRSLPHLFKVVALASYGNNKDVFFEQIREFSPSIVSVYDEQSYFEISKEFPNIEVFLGEEGLLAAATAGEVDTIVAASSGVVALPAIIEAMKLGKTLALANKEVLVSAGEIIKEIAKQYQTRILPIDSEHNALYQCLEGKNTSEVKKLVLTASGGPLLYKSKEDLSRVTIRDVLKHPIWNMGAKITVDSSTLVNKGLEIIEAYWLFGLENAEIDAVVHPQSLIHGMVEFQDGTVLSVMNPPSMLFPIQHALTAPKRYPAPHKGIDFSVKQTLEFFPVDEERFPSIGLARQVLREKGSSGPFLNAANEVLVQRFLTEEIAWCDILDKLTRLMENYRVSSCSSLDDVFAVDKEARALAQEI, via the coding sequence TTGAAACATTTAGCCATTTTAGGATCTACTGGAAGTATAGGGCAGCAGACTTTAAAAATTATCCGGTCTTTGCCTCATTTATTCAAGGTTGTCGCTCTTGCTTCATACGGTAATAATAAGGATGTATTTTTCGAACAAATTCGAGAGTTTTCTCCTTCTATAGTTTCCGTATACGATGAACAATCTTATTTTGAGATTTCTAAAGAGTTTCCTAATATCGAGGTATTCCTAGGTGAAGAAGGCTTGTTAGCAGCTGCTACGGCTGGGGAAGTCGATACTATTGTTGCTGCATCTTCAGGCGTTGTCGCTCTGCCAGCAATTATAGAAGCAATGAAATTAGGGAAAACCCTAGCACTAGCAAATAAAGAAGTCTTAGTTTCTGCAGGTGAGATTATCAAAGAGATTGCTAAGCAATACCAAACGAGAATTTTGCCCATAGATAGTGAACATAATGCCTTGTATCAATGTTTAGAGGGAAAGAATACTTCTGAAGTAAAAAAGTTAGTATTAACTGCTTCTGGAGGTCCTTTATTATACAAGTCTAAAGAAGATTTGAGCCGTGTGACTATTCGAGATGTCTTGAAGCATCCTATATGGAATATGGGTGCCAAAATTACCGTGGACTCTTCGACATTGGTAAACAAAGGCTTAGAGATAATAGAAGCTTACTGGTTATTCGGATTGGAGAACGCAGAGATAGATGCTGTAGTTCATCCTCAAAGTTTAATCCATGGTATGGTAGAATTTCAGGACGGAACGGTGCTTTCTGTAATGAATCCTCCCAGCATGCTCTTTCCTATACAACATGCATTAACCGCTCCGAAACGGTATCCAGCGCCTCATAAAGGGATAGATTTTTCTGTAAAACAAACATTAGAATTTTTTCCTGTAGATGAAGAACGTTTCCCAAGTATTGGTTTGGCTAGACAGGTATTAAGAGAGAAAGGATCCTCAGGACCATTTCTTAATGCCGCTAACGAAGTCTTAGTTCAAAGATTTTTAACAGAAGAAATTGCTTGGTGCGATATTCTAGATAAGTTAACAAGACTTATGGAAAATTATAGAGTTTCTTCATGCTCTTCATTAGACGATGTCTTTGCAGTTGATAAAGAAGCTCGAGCCCTTGCTCAAGAGATATAA
- a CDS encoding site-2 protease family protein gives MTIIYFILAALALGVLVLIHELGHLLAAKSVGMTVESFSIGFGPALYKKKIRNIEYRVGVFPFGGYVRIKGMDKREKGMAADPDSVYDIPQGFFSKSPWKRIIVLAAGPVANILLAFVAFGALHISGGRSKAYSEYSRIVGWANPILKEKGLNLGDEIITCNGKPYYSDKDAITSALLDKHLSLNGVHPAYLSKTSSEFSLDAEFNVNKNGIPLAGASYLLYRSQEPISKESPMYSADILPGDRLVWMDGQILFSPMQVSQMLNEAYAFVKVARYDQELSLRIPRMLASTLYLSPYVRNELIDNQYEAGIKGKWSSLYTLPYVINSYGYVEGELQPIDPESPFPPMEEKLELGDRIIAIDGTPVSGSTDILRLVQDHKVSIIVQKMASEQLEEVDSSLADERFIRSYNAKDLLAIINSIGSTQGVRESGQYRLLPPVQPKPWISIYSDDLLNKRREMAKKIKNQDQQRYYLDRIEVEKQKLSLGIPLKDMTVKYNPSPDTLIINISKDSLRTMKALVVGRLNPQWLSGPVGIVHMLHKGWSLGISEALFWIGLVSINLAVLNLLPIPVLDGGYIVLCLWEMISRRRLNMKLVEKMLIPFSLLLIAFFIFLTFQDLFRFFVAS, from the coding sequence ATGACAATAATATATTTTATTCTTGCAGCCCTTGCTTTGGGGGTTTTGGTATTGATCCATGAATTGGGTCATTTACTAGCAGCCAAGTCTGTAGGTATGACTGTTGAGAGTTTTAGTATTGGTTTTGGTCCGGCTTTATATAAAAAGAAGATTAGAAATATAGAATATCGTGTGGGTGTTTTCCCTTTTGGGGGTTATGTTCGTATCAAGGGTATGGACAAAAGAGAAAAGGGTATGGCTGCTGACCCAGACTCTGTTTATGATATACCTCAAGGTTTTTTCAGCAAATCCCCATGGAAAAGAATTATTGTTCTTGCTGCAGGTCCTGTGGCTAACATCTTATTAGCTTTTGTAGCTTTTGGTGCCTTACATATCTCTGGAGGAAGAAGTAAAGCTTATTCTGAGTATTCCCGTATTGTTGGATGGGCAAATCCTATTTTAAAAGAGAAAGGTTTAAACCTTGGAGATGAGATTATCACTTGCAACGGCAAGCCTTATTATTCGGATAAAGATGCTATTACCTCGGCTTTATTAGATAAGCATCTATCATTGAATGGAGTACATCCTGCGTATCTTTCAAAAACTTCTAGTGAATTTTCTTTGGATGCAGAATTCAATGTGAATAAAAATGGTATCCCTCTTGCTGGAGCCAGCTATCTTTTATATCGTTCTCAAGAGCCTATTTCCAAAGAATCTCCTATGTATTCAGCGGATATATTACCAGGTGATCGGCTAGTATGGATGGATGGGCAAATCCTATTTTCTCCGATGCAAGTTTCACAGATGCTTAATGAAGCCTATGCTTTTGTTAAGGTTGCTCGTTATGATCAGGAACTATCATTACGCATTCCTAGAATGTTAGCGAGTACGTTGTATCTATCTCCTTACGTAAGGAATGAACTTATTGACAACCAATATGAAGCTGGCATTAAAGGTAAGTGGTCTTCTTTATATACTCTACCTTATGTGATCAATAGTTATGGTTACGTAGAAGGTGAGCTACAGCCTATAGATCCAGAATCTCCGTTTCCTCCTATGGAAGAGAAGTTGGAGTTGGGAGATCGTATTATAGCTATAGATGGTACTCCTGTTAGTGGAAGTACGGACATCTTGCGTTTGGTTCAGGACCATAAGGTATCTATAATTGTTCAAAAAATGGCTTCAGAGCAGTTAGAAGAGGTCGATTCTTCACTTGCTGATGAGAGGTTTATCCGTTCTTATAATGCTAAGGATCTATTAGCGATTATTAATTCCATAGGAAGTACTCAAGGAGTACGAGAGTCAGGTCAGTATCGCTTGCTGCCTCCTGTTCAGCCTAAACCTTGGATAAGTATTTATTCTGATGATCTTTTAAATAAACGTCGTGAAATGGCGAAAAAAATTAAGAATCAGGACCAACAGCGTTATTATCTAGATAGAATAGAAGTAGAAAAACAAAAGCTATCTTTAGGGATCCCTTTGAAGGATATGACTGTAAAGTATAATCCTAGTCCAGATACTTTAATCATCAATATTTCTAAAGATAGTCTACGTACTATGAAAGCTCTAGTCGTAGGGCGACTGAATCCTCAGTGGTTATCAGGACCCGTAGGGATTGTCCATATGCTACATAAAGGATGGTCATTAGGAATTTCAGAAGCGCTATTTTGGATTGGGTTGGTAAGTATCAATTTAGCTGTTTTAAATCTTCTTCCTATTCCTGTATTGGACGGAGGCTATATTGTACTGTGCCTTTGGGAAATGATTTCAAGGCGTCGTTTGAATATGAAGCTTGTTGAGAAGATGTTGATACCATTTTCTCTGTTATTGATAGCCTTCTTTATTTTCCTAACGTTTCAGGATTTGTTCCGCTTTTTTGTTGCGAGTTAG